The proteins below come from a single Dinghuibacter silviterrae genomic window:
- a CDS encoding DNA adenine methylase, translating into MDEQKMKTPLTFYGGKQTLASLIISLIPDHILYGEPFTGGGAAFFHKPPSKSEVLNDVNGELMNFYKVCRDKFRPLQKLVQQTLHSRNAFRQAEVVYHNPDLFDDVRRAWAVWTICAMSFSSKLNSPYGFDKTNNTTSKKVASKRSGFIKAYAERLERVQIEHADALYIIRSRDHEGAFFYCDPPYVGSDCGHYKGYTEADFEALLRLLSAIKGKFLLSSYPSNLLERYIKKFKWSSISRELFVTVNLKGGNPKRKTELLTANYPLEI; encoded by the coding sequence ATGGACGAGCAGAAGATGAAAACGCCCTTGACTTTTTACGGGGGTAAGCAGACATTGGCGTCGCTGATCATATCCCTGATACCGGATCACATATTGTATGGCGAACCATTTACCGGAGGCGGTGCCGCTTTTTTTCACAAGCCACCTTCAAAATCAGAAGTACTCAACGACGTGAATGGCGAGTTGATGAATTTTTACAAAGTATGCCGGGATAAATTTCGCCCCCTTCAAAAGCTCGTGCAGCAAACCCTGCATAGCCGGAATGCATTCCGGCAGGCAGAAGTCGTTTACCATAATCCGGATTTATTCGATGATGTTCGCCGGGCTTGGGCCGTTTGGACAATTTGTGCGATGAGTTTTTCCTCTAAACTGAACAGTCCTTACGGATTCGATAAGACTAACAATACTACTTCCAAGAAAGTTGCTAGCAAAAGGAGTGGCTTTATAAAGGCCTATGCCGAAAGGTTAGAACGGGTACAAATAGAACATGCGGATGCCCTATATATCATCCGAAGCAGAGACCACGAAGGTGCGTTCTTTTATTGTGATCCGCCATATGTGGGCTCGGACTGCGGGCATTATAAAGGATACACGGAGGCTGATTTCGAGGCCCTGCTGCGGCTTTTATCGGCCATTAAAGGCAAGTTCCTGCTATCCTCATATCCTTCAAATCTACTGGAACGGTACATTAAAAAGTTCAAATGGTCATCGATTAGCCGTGAACTATTTGTCACGGTAAACCTAAAGGGTGGTAACCCTAAACGTAAAACCGAACTGCTTACAGCAAATTATCCTTTGGAAATTTAA
- a CDS encoding DUF3560 domain-containing protein, producing MEGDNYYVHNQETGKLNVYTTKAFYDGLADDQKKIFSRFCLWSRVQGCWISKGKAEGCYYLREQIKALGFVNKGEVGERITFDEQVARTQERAEYRAERAEHRADKAEQKSDQLYNTAQKMASVIPFGQPILVGHHSEQRDRNYRNRIHNTFGKAFEELDKGKHYREKAATAKETAEGKKYSNPEYLTNRIKECQKHLRILDRRLNGKLYPNSPEQEISEQARQFYNNRIAEENEKLEFFKGKMKAINPAWCEPSVSTRKIKGKKNTL from the coding sequence ATGGAAGGAGATAACTATTATGTACACAACCAAGAGACAGGCAAGTTAAACGTCTACACTACCAAGGCTTTTTACGACGGCCTGGCAGATGATCAAAAAAAGATATTCAGTCGCTTCTGTCTGTGGAGCAGGGTGCAAGGTTGTTGGATTTCCAAGGGCAAGGCTGAGGGCTGTTATTATCTAAGGGAGCAAATTAAGGCGCTTGGATTTGTAAATAAGGGAGAAGTTGGAGAGCGTATCACATTCGACGAGCAGGTGGCACGTACGCAGGAAAGGGCTGAATATCGGGCTGAACGGGCCGAACATCGGGCGGATAAGGCAGAGCAGAAATCCGATCAACTATATAACACTGCACAGAAGATGGCATCGGTGATACCATTTGGTCAGCCAATTTTAGTGGGGCATCACAGCGAACAACGTGATCGAAACTATCGTAACCGGATACATAACACATTCGGAAAAGCCTTTGAGGAATTGGATAAGGGAAAGCATTACCGTGAGAAGGCCGCGACGGCAAAAGAGACAGCCGAGGGAAAAAAATATTCCAACCCTGAATACCTGACCAACCGCATTAAAGAATGCCAGAAACATCTCCGAATTCTTGACAGAAGACTTAATGGAAAATTATACCCCAACAGCCCGGAGCAAGAAATTAGTGAACAGGCAAGACAATTTTATAATAATCGCATAGCTGAGGAAAACGAAAAGCTGGAATTTTTTAAGGGGAAAATGAAAGCAATCAATCCTGCCTGGTGTGAACCATCTGTGTCAACAAGAAAGATAAAAGGAAAGAAGAACACTTTATGA
- a CDS encoding helix-turn-helix domain-containing protein, whose protein sequence is MEIELVTTADLEEFRVTLLKDLEAIIKASRAKKWLRTNEVLEVLGISEVTLRTLRNKGVIPFRKIGNVCYYSIEEVNEAIGKSK, encoded by the coding sequence ATGGAGATAGAATTGGTGACAACGGCTGATTTGGAGGAGTTCAGGGTTACACTTCTCAAAGACCTGGAGGCTATTATTAAGGCTAGTAGGGCGAAAAAGTGGCTAAGAACGAATGAAGTCCTGGAGGTGCTTGGTATCTCGGAGGTTACACTGCGCACATTGCGAAACAAAGGTGTCATTCCCTTCCGAAAAATTGGGAATGTCTGTTACTATAGCATTGAAGAAGTAAATGAGGCAATAGGAAAGTCGAAGTGA
- a CDS encoding tyrosine-type recombinase/integrase: protein MEVAPIIYIYTTIKKSGKTFKEGEHEVRIRLSQFKERQFIPLGYSSSVENWDEELGLPKPSHPHYKELSKKINKYLEDIGFEIKLAEKARRYIPCVEVKRKVLHQDQEQPLQQNQLKILEFFDKVIADLEEAGNPGYADIFDATRSTVSKLLNDGQFIPAEEREREKDRSFLNFTPLDHQKYEKQISDGTTESTISLYLRTYYRIWNLAIEEKYCARAEHHPSKFIKFRAYKRIRTKKRSINQEFLMEIMNLKFDSNSRMFRSQQLLKFIYYGRGINFGDMCKLMDTDVANGTIHYIRSKNHREYDYQLHPKALEVVDFFKDYPLQSDAGYIFPFLMSIHDTPRKIDQRIESALQDFNEDLKEMAQAVGWKRKFTSYSLRHGFATHLRNNSVDMFIIKEALGHETEEQTEVYLDELDDKPVADAITWALEPDSKKKKRKGKKI from the coding sequence ATGGAGGTGGCACCGATAATCTATATATACACGACGATTAAGAAGTCTGGGAAGACATTCAAAGAGGGAGAGCATGAAGTCCGTATACGGTTGTCTCAGTTTAAGGAGCGGCAATTTATTCCTTTGGGATATAGTTCGAGTGTTGAGAACTGGGACGAAGAACTCGGTTTGCCCAAACCTTCGCATCCACATTACAAAGAGCTTTCAAAAAAAATCAATAAATATCTCGAAGATATAGGCTTCGAAATCAAATTGGCTGAAAAGGCTAGGCGCTATATTCCTTGTGTTGAAGTCAAACGGAAAGTATTGCATCAAGACCAAGAGCAGCCTTTACAACAGAATCAACTGAAAATACTGGAATTTTTTGACAAGGTTATTGCCGACTTGGAAGAGGCTGGCAATCCTGGTTATGCCGATATATTTGACGCCACAAGATCAACTGTAAGCAAACTCCTGAATGATGGGCAATTTATACCGGCCGAGGAAAGAGAGCGGGAAAAGGATAGGTCATTTTTGAACTTTACACCGCTTGATCATCAAAAATATGAAAAGCAAATCTCAGACGGGACTACGGAATCAACAATTAGCTTATACCTGAGAACTTACTACCGTATTTGGAATTTGGCAATAGAGGAAAAGTACTGTGCCAGGGCAGAGCATCATCCATCGAAATTTATAAAATTTCGTGCCTATAAACGGATAAGGACAAAGAAACGATCCATTAACCAGGAGTTTCTTATGGAGATAATGAACCTAAAATTTGACTCCAATAGTCGAATGTTTAGGTCGCAGCAGCTTTTGAAGTTTATATACTATGGGAGGGGAATCAATTTTGGCGATATGTGTAAATTGATGGATACTGATGTCGCCAATGGGACGATTCACTATATTAGATCGAAGAACCATAGGGAATATGATTACCAACTCCATCCCAAAGCACTTGAGGTCGTAGACTTTTTTAAAGATTATCCCCTACAGAGCGACGCTGGCTATATTTTTCCATTCCTAATGTCGATACACGATACTCCAAGAAAAATTGACCAACGAATTGAGTCGGCATTGCAGGATTTCAATGAGGATTTGAAGGAAATGGCGCAGGCCGTGGGTTGGAAGCGAAAATTTACAAGCTATTCGTTGAGGCATGGTTTTGCGACTCATTTGCGGAACAATTCTGTTGATATGTTCATTATTAAGGAGGCCCTTGGACATGAAACGGAGGAGCAAACTGAAGTTTATTTGGATGAACTCGATGATAAGCCTGTTGCCGATGCAATTACCTGGGCCCTTGAGCCGGATTCAAAGAAAAAGAAACGAAAGGGGAAAAAGATATAG
- a CDS encoding DUF3883 domain-containing protein, with protein sequence MNPFFTQALILAYKNAFNRIHGEEIYKWKAIQFFQENWDIDADNFSHMLELSLSQTQNLLASANYWPRLMINKLAQLRPEPVRELFRNLFNEDVDMTNRIKEFHAGIQAINTQTVNSYQDHRAIMVYLCLRFPERYFLYKFGMFKTFVEKSGYGYRPVKGRNENPAHFQRLCEFVREEAIRDNELIQLHQHRLPNGYYTDTTLTVLTQDIVYAAQRLNIQVDPHAGDPTIELIDLTLNPLPYTPTLIGRHINHLHNECEAKRIGAIGEQMIMKFELQRLRSWQIENLLPIQTSLIEGYGAGYDIESYNENRSRVFIEVKSTTGPFTTPFFITQPELIKSEDRPDAYRLYRLFDINESNLTGKLAIYEGSLARFCINPRIYTVILS encoded by the coding sequence ATGAATCCGTTTTTCACTCAAGCCCTTATATTAGCGTACAAAAATGCGTTCAATCGAATTCACGGCGAAGAAATATACAAATGGAAGGCAATCCAATTCTTCCAGGAAAATTGGGACATAGATGCTGATAATTTCTCTCACATGCTTGAACTATCATTATCCCAAACACAAAACCTGCTCGCATCCGCTAATTATTGGCCAAGACTAATGATCAACAAATTGGCGCAGCTCCGTCCTGAACCAGTTAGGGAACTCTTCAGGAATCTCTTTAATGAGGATGTTGACATGACTAATCGGATTAAAGAATTTCATGCTGGAATACAAGCTATAAATACCCAAACGGTAAACAGCTATCAGGACCACAGGGCAATCATGGTTTACCTTTGCCTCCGTTTTCCCGAAAGATACTTTCTTTACAAATTTGGAATGTTTAAGACGTTTGTCGAAAAATCCGGCTACGGGTATCGGCCCGTAAAAGGACGAAATGAAAACCCCGCCCACTTCCAAAGACTCTGCGAATTTGTTCGAGAGGAGGCAATCCGAGACAACGAATTAATCCAACTACACCAACATCGACTACCTAACGGTTACTATACGGATACTACACTAACAGTACTAACTCAGGATATAGTGTATGCCGCGCAGCGTTTAAATATTCAGGTTGATCCCCACGCGGGGGATCCTACGATTGAATTAATAGACCTGACGCTAAATCCCCTACCATACACACCTACTCTTATTGGTAGACACATAAATCATCTACACAATGAGTGTGAGGCAAAGCGAATAGGCGCTATCGGCGAACAAATGATAATGAAATTCGAACTTCAACGACTTCGTAGTTGGCAAATTGAAAATCTATTACCAATTCAAACATCCTTGATTGAGGGTTACGGTGCCGGATATGATATTGAATCCTACAATGAAAACCGTTCCAGGGTTTTTATTGAGGTAAAGTCCACCACCGGCCCTTTCACTACACCCTTCTTCATTACACAACCCGAATTAATAAAGAGCGAAGATCGCCCCGATGCTTATCGTCTTTATCGTCTTTTCGATATAAACGAGTCAAACCTAACTGGAAAGCTGGCTATCTACGAGGGATCATTAGCAAGGTTCTGTATAAATCCAAGGATATACACGGTTATTCTGTCATAG